In Polaribacter sp. Hel_I_88, the following proteins share a genomic window:
- the kbl gene encoding glycine C-acetyltransferase, translating to MYGKIKDTLTKELQEIKDDGLYKSERIITSSQDAVIKISTGEEVINFCANNYLGLSNHPEVIQAAKDTLDSHGFGMSSVRFICGTQDIHKQLEQKIAEFYTTDDTILYAACFDANGGIFEPLLTKDDAIISDSLNHASIIDGVRLCKAGRYRYNNNDMASLEEQLIEANKNNHRFKLIVTDGVFSMDGIVAKLDEICDLADKYDALVMVDECHATGFIGKTGRGTVELKNVMDRVDIVTGTLGKALGGAMGGYTTGKKEIIEILRQRSRPYLFSNSLAPTIVGASLKVFDLIADDTTLRDQLEWNTNYFRAEMEKAGFDLVGADAAIVPVMLYDAKLSQTMANKLLEKGIYVIGFFFPVVPKGKARIRVQLSAAHTKEHLDKAISAFIEVGKELKVI from the coding sequence ATGTACGGAAAAATTAAAGATACCTTAACAAAAGAACTTCAAGAAATTAAAGATGATGGTTTATATAAATCTGAAAGAATTATAACATCGTCTCAAGATGCAGTTATAAAAATCTCAACAGGAGAAGAAGTTATAAACTTTTGTGCCAATAATTATTTAGGATTGTCTAATCATCCAGAAGTAATTCAAGCTGCAAAAGACACCTTAGATTCTCATGGATTTGGAATGTCTTCAGTTCGTTTTATTTGCGGAACACAAGATATTCATAAGCAATTAGAACAAAAAATTGCAGAATTTTATACAACAGACGATACTATTTTATATGCTGCTTGTTTTGATGCCAATGGAGGAATTTTTGAGCCTTTATTAACAAAAGATGATGCTATAATTTCTGATAGTCTAAATCATGCTTCTATTATTGATGGAGTTCGTTTGTGCAAAGCAGGACGTTACAGATATAATAATAATGATATGGCCTCTCTTGAAGAACAATTAATTGAAGCTAATAAAAATAACCATCGTTTTAAATTAATTGTTACTGATGGTGTTTTTTCTATGGATGGAATTGTCGCTAAATTAGATGAGATTTGTGATTTAGCAGATAAATATGATGCTTTAGTAATGGTTGATGAATGCCATGCTACAGGTTTTATTGGTAAAACAGGAAGAGGAACTGTAGAGCTAAAGAATGTAATGGATAGAGTTGATATTGTTACAGGAACTTTAGGGAAAGCTCTTGGTGGAGCAATGGGTGGATATACAACTGGTAAAAAAGAAATTATTGAAATTTTACGCCAACGTTCTAGACCTTATTTGTTTTCAAATTCATTAGCGCCAACAATTGTAGGTGCTTCTTTAAAAGTTTTTGATTTAATTGCTGATGACACCACTTTAAGAGATCAGCTAGAATGGAATACCAATTATTTTAGAGCAGAGATGGAAAAAGCAGGTTTCGATTTGGTTGGAGCAGATGCAGCTATAGTTCCTGTGATGTTATATGATGCAAAATTATCGCAAACAATGGCAAATAAATTATTAGAAAAAGGAATTTATGTCATTGGTTTCTTTTTTCCTGTAGTGCCAAAAGGAAAAGCAAGGATTAGAGTACAATTGTCTGCAGCACATACAAAAGAGCATTTAGATAAGGCAATTTCTGCATTTATTGAAGTAGGAAAGGAGTTAAAAGTAATTTAG